Within Anopheles nili chromosome 3, idAnoNiliSN_F5_01, whole genome shotgun sequence, the genomic segment CGTGCTACCCTGGAAGTCGTACGTATGATATGACCAATAGCCAAGGCTTGTTTTCCCATATTCTATGGAATGGTATGTTCTTCCCATTTTCTACTGGATTGTTGCTATTAACTTCCCGTGTTTAGtcaaatatatattttcgTACACATATGCACATTACGTTAATTGTCAAAATTGCTGACGACAGCGAAAACAAGCACGAAACCTCACTGGGATGGAAATTTCACTGCATTTAAAAACactataaatataaaaccactAACAAATTGTTCTGATCAACTCATCAGATGGATGAATTAGAGCTATGAGGAATGATTTATTACTGAACATCGTAATCGAATCgtgtttcactttccaccatcATGCTCATTCTTTGTTGTACTTGCACCAATAATTAATGCAGCTTTTTCAACATAACGGCAAGCTAATTTAACTACACACACGGTAGCGAGTTGAGAGCTACAATACAGTCACACTATTTATTGCAATAATTTCTGTATCTTTTATTAATTACGCATTTTTCATCGTACCTTTTTGCTCCCGAGACCATCCAAACCCGAACAATTTTTCGTATGACAGTAGCACTGTGAGTTTGACAGACCATATTACTGGCCACACATGTGGTCTTTTATGATTTGAAGAAACATAACGTAAACAAAAATGACCAATATCTTTGAAAATGTTCTATTATGAAGACCTGGCTGCCTAGGACCACATAGTGGCACAGACCTATGTTTGCTTATACGAATAATAGTGAATTTTGTTAATGATTGAACGCATAGTCCATAGTAATCCCCACTGACAACATCAGATGCTTTCACATGCAATTTCTAACCAGTGTTGCCAGCAAAATGTTGGTAAGATCACTTAAATTCTCGACCTAGTGGGTTTTCGAAATTAATCACGCTAAAAACATATTCGTTTTGCTTTGGTCTAGCCAGTCCAGATAGGTTTCAAACCAATGAAAATTACACGTCCAACAAATATATTTGATCTCAAATAAATTCACTTAATTGTTATGTGTCTTTTACTTGCTTTACAATCATTAATGACTCGATGGTAAGTTTTAAagaaatcaaccaaaaacTTTACGTTCTAATTTTGTTACAATGTTTTACTACTATACTATTCAACCTTTGTTTAATGATCTACCAATTTTGTTTGGTGTAGACATATTTCGTATTTCAATTCTGCAACGAAAAATGTAAGATGTAACTTCTGCTTCATGCAAATAAATGCATTAAAtcaatgcaaataaatttacCTGATATCATGAGGTAAACTCGAAGTGTCCAGCTTGTATTCCAAAATTTTTATAATGGCCAACGTGCACAAACTAGGTTCAAAGTCAAGAACATGCGTATCACTGTAGTCGAATGACGAGGGATCTGCATTTATCGTTGGACtatggagagaaaaacaaaataataaagcgACACCACTCGTTGGCATAATACCACACCCATCCATACCATGTTCCTCCAAATAGATACATTCTCTTGCCGATTACCAAGCATGACTGACGTCTTCTTGCACGTGGTGCAGGACCAAGTGGAGTTAACAATCGCCAAACGTTTCGATCAGGATCGAAACAGTAGAGATCATTGAAATGTTTATCTAGATTTCCGTTGTATCCcgcaaaaatatatattttgtttctatAGGTAACTGaaaaaagcaatgaaaaaaacatttaaagcgcttggtttttttttcgattttatgcGTTATTTGATTTCCTTACATGCAGAATGACTTCTTCGACCCAATGGAATTTCACCAGTAGTTTTGGGCGTGTGCCAGCAGTCCGTTTTAAGATctagaaattttatttttgggcaGTATATTTCTTCTTGTGAGTGATAAGGGGCCACAGCATCACTTCTTCCTCCGAACACGTACATCCGTTGGTTGACCATAGTAGCTGAATGGAAGTCCCTATAAGATGGAGGCTCCCCAAGCGCATAAACGTAGGTCCAATGCATTGAACGCAAATCGAGGTAATAGACATCACAAGAAAATTTATCTATGCTTTCTTCGAAGCCTCCAAAAATGTACATACGTTCCCCGTATACACAGGCAGAGTGACCATCACGGGCGCCAGGTACTGTACCAGTCACCGAGGGTCTTGACCATTTTCTGGTTCTCGTGTCAAAGCAAAATAGTATGTCGCAGACGATTTCATCGTTGCGGCCGCCCCATAGATACACTTTGTGTTCAAAAGCTACTGCTGTGTGACCATACCGCTGGAACGGCACCTCAGGATATTTACACGGTACACCATTCTCATCCTCAATCACCGGGATAGGGGACCAGCGCATGTTGTGCGTGTTAAGAACGTGTACATCTATGGCGCTGTTTGAATGGTAATCTTCCCCCGTGCAGTATCCACCAAAGGAATATATAAACTCTCCCACCGCCACAGATGCATGATTTACGCGTCTAGGTCCACCTTCGAGATTAACGATCCAATGCATTATTCACACCACTGGTTTTAGCCCTTCAATTTTGATCACAAcacaaacgagcgaaaaattgGCAAACCTTCATTCATATTATGCAAAACATGGCCGACTAGCGAAGTGTTTTTCCATCAACGATGAACTGTTTTTCTTGGCAAAATTCGAACAGCTGATTGTACTACAGATTGGCATGTAGTGTGCACAAGTCTCATGCAAGCTTAAACTCCTGCACTCTTACATTCAGTGGAAATTTCGCTAATTCACTCAAGTAAGCAATTGTGCTGTTGCTTCATTCTTCttgttttgcatttgctgacattttcaatttcttcttctttgtaTTTGACTTGAACGATAATAATCACGCTTAATCAAACGAAATCCTTCGTAACGTCACAATTGCGTGCGAATGACCAAACACTTAATCTTTTTAAAATTTGCACATTGTTGGAAAACTATTGGAAAATGATTAGATGATTCGCTgaacaaaatatcaaaacaatagTTTAATATGACAACTAATACGTAagtgaataaaagaaattgaCAGCTGTCATGGTGCTGATCtgcaaatttcaattttcagttACTAGCCAACaagaaatatattttgaataaaatactCAAATTAAAGATTATTGGTCTAAGAGCTGCAACGCAATTTGCACATTTCATTCAATCGATCATGTGCTTTCTACTATTTCATTGCGATTGCCATTTATTACAAAATGCAACGATTGTACAAGCAACGCATATTTAATGATACTGTGTCTTACATTATAAAATGTTGCCAAATAACTTTGCTGATGAATACAAAGTAGAGATGTTTAACTACCATATTGCTCTAAAAACTAGTTTTGGTAACTAAATATATACCAAATATGCAACATCTATCTCCGCCCCCCCTGAAAGTATGCTACTTGAAAGCATGTACCATACTAAGCAATACCTGTTTCTTGTTGGGAAATTCCCATCGGGCGGTGAATAATATTCCTCACTTAACATGCGCAAAGCATAGATCGATTATTGATTGGTCTCAACTGAATTTAAACTACTACTTTTAAATCCAGCAATGTTTTCTTGGCCGTATAGCGTTTGTGGAATATTTAGATTTCTGAAATATCGAGTGTTCAGAAAATTAGCTGTCCCACGGTAAGTAGTTACACGTCATTTCATTCCACGAACTGGTTCATAATTCAGCTCTGCTGAGCCTTGACTTGATCTGCCTGCGTGCACAGCTTCCAAGTGTTCACAgcatctcgctctcgcatGTGCATGAGCGAACGAGACCTTCGAAGTTGCACCAGAGCAACTGATCGTAAGCACGTGCTTTTGGAGCGCATGAATCACGAATTTATGAATGAAACGCGTATTTCTGCGAAGCATTggtcaccaccaccgtgtTTGCCTGTGAGCCAGAGCAGTCGGCGTCTTCGATCGCCGTTTTAATCATTCGCCAACGGTCTAACCAGACGCAAGTCGGATCGTGATTTTAGCCCTAATAGTTGATTGATCAGCAAGAGAAGATTACGTGTTCAGTGTGTGATCTTCGTGATGTGCACCTGTGCAGAAGTGCTCGAATAGATAGAAAATGTTTGTGTAAACAGCATTGTAGAAAGTAATACCATACGGACTTATGTGTACGCAAGTGTTGTGTATTTCGCCAAACCcaaatggaaaatatagtgttgacgaaagaaaaatgcaacaagATGAAACGGACTTGTATGCAAAAGGTGCTTACAAAGGTGATTCACCGGACAGCGATGAGGATAGTGAACAAATTTACGTACCGAATGATCCACATCAGTGGCAGTCAGAGCATGTGATCGCATGGATTTCGTGGGTTTCAAACAAATTCGACATTTTCCCGCCCCTCGAACCTGCACGCTTTCCACAAACAGGCCAAGAGATCGCGCAATTCTCGAAAGCGGACTTTTGGGTGTGCGCTGGTAGCAAAATCGGCGGCAACACGCTGTCCAAACATTTTGCCCATCTCATCCAACGAAGCAATCGATGCGTAGATAGTCACGCGCTTGAAACCGACATAGACCCAGGTAGGAGAAAAATATCCATTTCAGATAAGCAAGTGTGCGATTCTGAATGACCAAATCTATTAACTATTACCACTTTCTTTTAACACCCTGCGCCAACCGGCTGTACCGGGTGTACCTTTCTATCCTTTAATCTTGATAAATGACCCATCCACACATACACCTTTCCATGTTgaccgcttttccgcttttcttcAAACAATATTCTTGCCTTATCTGATTGTGTTGGACTCAAGGGGGAGGTGATAAGTGGCtattttttccacttccatcGAAAACATTCATTATGACGATAACAAAACTGATGAAGAAACGAATTTTACGGTTCTTACGGCGCCTTGCATCTCGAGAATGCTGCGTATCACTCTAATTAAGCCAATCATGACATAAAATAGCgtgaaattttcaacaaaaatgaataAGAGCCGTACGTTTAAAAACTCCTGAAAGCTAAAGAGGTTTTAGTTGCGGTGTACAAACCCTCGAAGCTAGTAATTCATATCTACTTGGTAGCTTGAGTTGCCTATGTTAGATTGATGTCACATTATGGTAATTTAAACAATAAAGTAACCTCTTAAGCCTGCGACGACATTTATATCAATTTATATCGAGACCGAGCAGCAGGAGTCCTACTCCCTCATGAGCGTATCCGTGCTAGGACGAGCGTATTCAGGAAGGAAGTGTTTACTTCATGGTAGACATCAGTTGCTCCTCGTCCTGCAGGTGGGAGTTTTTGTGTTGTCCGATTGCCTGTTCGGTCATGTACCAAAgagcaaaaggacacgcaGGAGATATCAAACGGCGACAGTTTTAAATCCCTCTGAATAAATTACCCATAGAACAAACCGCAGGAGTCTAAagttattgaatttttataaatggaaagtgtttttttcctttttcgtttttcgtttttttcctcttttggCACTTGAACGCTGCCAGAAATAGAAAATGTCGGAGGACAGGGGAATGAACAGCAACTTCTCTACTGCTTGCTCCTCGTGGAAGATACAATCTAAATTTCTTCCCCAACAACTTAACCTTCTTACTCCCTGCTAATAGTCTCGAGGCAGGGGCGTAGCTTCGTCGAACCGCGGGGGTGAGTGAGCCTGGCGAAATGCTTCCGGATCTTCTCTTTTGTTGACTCAAGGATCAACGTGTGTTTTTCCCGCTCTCGTAGTGGTGGCTTTGATtggaacacaaacaaacgtaaaGATTACGGGGCCCGTACGGTGGTAAACTTTTTGCACGACTGAAAAAGGACTAGAATATTTGAGCGCACAAGGAATGTGCGACGGAAGCGTCTTGAAGGCGCTACTTCCGACGGCGAAAAGTCAGTGTCGCGTAAACAATTGTCGTGAAAGGAGCTCGTTTCTTCCGAGCCAATCGGCAAACGATGGCCAGTGTTGAACATGTAACCGTGGGTCTGGATTCGTCAGCTATGTGGAGGTTTTCCGGTGGCTTTTCGCCTGTACGAATGTACCCCGGTGCCCACGGACAGTACTAcagccatcatcatcaccatcatcaccatcatcacagCCTTCATCAAGCCGGTCACACGCATCAGCGAGCATTGCCACTTCTTTGCGGCGGTAAAGAAAACTGACTCACTTAAGCGTCTGGACACTTTAGGCAGATGTGAATCACGTTGTTTCGCGCCAAAAAAGTGTTTTGCCACCAGGCGATTAAACCGTGCTTTAtgccgttgctgctgggcATAGAATATTGATGACGTGTTTGCACCAATTcgtggtttagtttttttaatttaacgaCTGATTGTGCTGGCGCCAAAAGATGAACGTGGGTTGTTTGGAATGAAACGATTTTTACCCGAGAAACAGCACAAAAGCTGAGAAATATTCATAGCCAGCGCATTCAACGGGTCAAGATATTTATAATCCCATCAATGGAATGTTGTCGaactttttttatcatttgaaGTACTTTATTCGAGTAGCGTTCAAATTAACTTAAGTTTATGTAACGCCTTTTCGGGAACAATTATATTTTATCGATATTATTTCATAACCAAATTAAACacgaggtggaaaattggaacaTGCTGGTTTATAGGATATCAAATTCATTATGTAAAtgtatatttctttttttatattgcgTACATTTCAGAGCCGTATCAACTACTTAATGCTGCATCTCACAGATTGGTTTCACAAGGTAGGAATAGTTTataactttttttatttcaaataaacATAATGTTACCTTCTTAGTGATGATATTCAAAAATATATCAGGCTGTGAAAAAGCAGCTTAGTTGCAAAATTTATCATACTCATATAATCATTACAACAACTGTGCGTGAAACAACATACACGCCCCTTTTGTGAATGCTATCTAAAACCGCCCTTTTCGGAGGCGCGAGAGTTCATTCGCAAGCTCGACTCTACTGATGAATTGAATGAACCTAAAAGACTTAATAAAACGTTATAATCATTTCAGTTGTATAATAGATAGATTAAATAGAATACATGAAAGTAGATATATAGAAGTAGCATAATTCCATGCATGTTTATTTGACGTGTTATTTTGCctgaaaaattataaaataatcgATAGTTCAATCGACACATTTCCTCTTCATTTACGACGGCCAGGAGGACAAATCCAGTTATGGCAGTTTCTTTTGGAACAACTTGCCGAttccacaaacacaccatGTATCTCTTGGGAAGGAACAAACGGTAACTATGATAAGGATGCTGACGTTCTTTACACCTTATGCCAACCAGTCGCATATCATTTGAACCTTTTCCAGGTGAATTTAAGCTATCAGACCCGGATGAAGTTGCCCGCCGGTGGGGAGAGCGCAAAGCCAAGCCGAACATGAACTACGACAAGCTTAGCCGAGCCCTCAGGTACGTTAGTGGGGGGAAATGTAGCAGATTCCATCTTGTGGTGCCTCTTTAGCGGCATTCgctttttcgcttgtttcgtGCTCGCCCCACACGAATCCAGCCGTATGCCACCCAAAACAGGAAGCGCCCGGCATCCCAGGAATGCGAGATCCCGTGAATCATCGCGCAAAAATGAGCCCGCGAGCTGAAGTGATGTGCAGCGTGGAAAGTAGCGTGGGAATTTCACTGACCCATCGATTAAATAATCTGGCGCACGTGGTCGATCCCTCTAATAATCTGGTGCACGAGTCGCTCTAATCAGttggggtttgatttttctccgtTTAAACAGATACTACTACGATAAGAATATTATGACGAAAGTGCAAGGCAAGCGGTACACGTACAAATTTGATTTCCACGGTTTGATGGCGGCCTGCCAGGCACAGGCACAGCTTACGGACACCGGTGGCAGTGCAAGTCTTCTCTCCGGTTGTGGTTCCTACGGCTCCAGTCCAGGATCGTCAACGTCCTCGATGAAATCTCCGGTACCCATGCATTCGGCTAATTCTAGCCCCACGCAGGTTCAATACTCCGTTACAGGCCCAACGACCGTTAGTCATCCTGCAGCTGCTTCGAGCTCTCCAATTTACTCAAATCCATCGATACCGACCAACCATCCTACCTCGGTCAGCATATCTGCAACTGCATCTTCCACGCAATCCAACACAAACCTTCCTTCCATTGCGTCCAGCTCCACTGAATCGGTTTCTTTCTCGGACGCAGTATCCTCGCATTTGCGCTAGCATCGCTAGACTAGGCGAGAACAACTCGCATTATAAATAAAGTCCTTAAAGAAGCTATACGATGGTAATGACAGTAAGTTATCAGCATTTTTCTATCAATGTTCAGTGAGAGACAGCCAAAAGCGTCGAAAAGAtaagaattaaaaataaactcttGTTTTAAATACTCTTTTACAGAAATACATGAtaaatatgtttatcgttagatgtttctgtttttgaaGCTAGAATATAACCGTCTTAGAATGTTTCTTCCCATGTCGTCTCCAGAGTGATATCATCTCATGTCACTGGGCACCAATGAATTGCACAAAACGAGCGCTATTTATGCAACTATGCAAAAAGCGCATCAACGTGGGTGCGTTGTGACAGCGCTCGATCAGTCCGCCTCGGAATATAAAATGCGTAAATTCATCAACACGTTTCTCGTTTCGGTTACGCGAGAATGCCGCACGCGGCTAATCGGGAATAATGGCGGGATACAGCTCCCCATATTGTACTAAGGTCACTACGGATGTTTATGATCGACTCTTTGTCACCCCTCTGTAGCACCCTCTCGGACGCGGCACCCTTAAACCCCTTGTTACATGTCATCATGCGCCACGCGCCCCGTTCGAACATCAACATGATCCGACGGTAGAGCCGACGACTATGTTCCGCTGTCCCTGTGCGATTGTCGGTATTTCCGAAGGTTTCCTTCCTGGGATTAATCCCGACCGTGTGTCGGTGCCATTATTCGTCAACGGCAGTGGCCCTACTCGACCGGATGAACAGTAAAGCACCCGTAGTGGCTGTGCGGTTCTCCCCTTGCTCTATTAACAAGTTATTACATTGCAACATCTCCAATCTAAGTTCGAAATTTTGGCTCCATAAATCAATTACATCACGCATACGAAATTCCTTACACATGCAAATAGTGTGTGAATCGTAGAATGGCTCTATATTCCTCTGTCTTCTTCTCCCTGGTTAAATCTCCGTCACATCTGAAGGGCTGATTCTTATGGTAACCTTTTGAGAGCTAGATTGCAGCCATGAGTTCACGTCTTGGTCTGATCTGCGGACAGCTAGCAATGTTGCGCTCTAAAGCACACATCAGGAGATCACAATCAATCGTAAGcacaaaacgcaacacaaaCGGACCCGAAAGATATGCCAACGAGTGCAACAAATTCTCTCCAAGCGCTGCGCgcttgcggctgttttatcaACACTGTAAATTGTGTATTATGTGATTTTAATGCTGAATGGTGGCATAAAAACATCCACCGTCCGAGTCCGGGGATCAGTTGCCCCTTAGTGTTTGGTCGGTCGAGATCGGCTCCTCTAAGGACGACAGTGTGGATAGGCTGGTAAAGGATTGAGCGGTTGCATACTGTGTGGTGTGATAACACTATTAATAGTTTGAGTGATAAGCAACCTTAAGAGTGCACAGTAAAAGTCACTAGACGTTGTTCAACAGCTAGAGGCACGACGTGGCGGTAAAAATGGTGAAGAAAGTGAATAAAAAGGAGTGGATATGTGCAtggtgttttgtgattttgtcAATTACTGTTGGGCAATCCGTCGGTGAAAGTGGTAAGTTTGATGCAAAAACTAAAATATTATTCTAAAAAGAAGTTTAGACATCACATGATTTACTGAAAACGGGTCTTATCAATATCATATAATTATTCATGCTCGTAGCGGAATATGCTCAAGGCTTGTAATTTTGAACCTAGGCAACAGACAGCTAGttgaaaaacattaaaaaaaactcaattaGGGTACAAAGAACGGTAAGTCCCGTGGGAGAGCCCTGGCTGACTGCGACAACTGGTCTTGTTATCAACTCAAGAAAAGAGCAGACGATGCTTTAAGTGGATAAAATTGATACCAAAATCATAAGCCATTACGCGCCACAGGGAACAAGAATTTGGTTGGTAGATCAACGCTGTTTCACCGCTATGACAAACGGCAAcgtttgggtggtgtttgaATGGGTTCATGAAACGTGCTGGATAAACTGGACGCTTAATCTGTGCAGTCGTTAGCTCAATCGCATGATGTCGTAAAAGACCAACAAAATTTCAAGGTCATGAAGTAGTTTATTCAACATCTGAATCacattgaattgaaatttattgcagAAGGTGCTGCGCCTTGGACACCCACGTGGGCCGACACGCTCAAAAAAGACCTGCTTAAAGGCTACGACCCATCTATTCGACCTTCGCAACACTATAATGTTACTACTGTGGAAGCTAGGTATGTGTTGATCAGTAATTTAAGCAGTGCCTTGAACAATATCTAATAGTTCTTCAATGTGCAGAATTACAATCACTCATGTGGAGAttaacgaaattaaatcaacgCTGTCCGTGTACGGGTGGATGAAATTCGTAAGTACCTGCTGCTCTCAAAAATGCTATTTTCTAGTGAAATTTTAAAGATACATTAGGTTGAATTTGTCAAAATGTCATCGTTAGTTATTTGGTGAAAAGTAACAGAGCACACAACTGCAGCTGTGTAAGTCCTACaatatttgaaaacatttaagCATGTCGTTACTTTTTTAGAGGCATGGATTAGTGATAAATCACTCGTGAGCATCGTGATGCATGTGCAATGAAATTCATTAGGTACCTTGTAGTTCTTTTCTGATACATTGTGTGTTTTGTAGAATTGGATCGACAACCGCCTGGCCTGGGAACCAATGTTGAATGGTAACATCACCAAATTGTTCCTGAACCATTCCGATTTATGGCATCCAACGAAggatcaaacaaacacattcgtAAAAGTTACCAGCGAAGGGATGATTGAATATACAAGTGCcttacaaaaacaaagcaagtGCTTCATGCAGTGGGAGAAATGGCCGTTCGACGTTCAGTTCTGCAGTATGATGTTTTCTCCCTGGAAACCGTTAGATGCCATGGAAACTCATGTGGCACTAGTGAAGGCATGAAACAGACTAATTAGAAGTTAGTGCAAACATAGCTatagtatttttattttgctttctgctTCAGAATGATATTCCCCAAGGTACAACGTGGAGCctgttgaacatttcactggaAACACATGTTATCTTTGATTTCCACGAGGGTGTAGAACACAGAGCAACGCAGTTCCATGTTGTGATGaaacgcaacagcaacatatACAGAAGCACCATCATCGCTCCAGCATGTGTACTTATTATGATGAATCTGCTAAGTTTTTGGCTTCCTGAAAATTGTGCAGAAAAATTAGTTTTGAACGGAATCAATGTGCTCGTAACGTGCATGTTTCTGATACACTTTAACGAATATATATCTTACTATACGAACAGCACTCCATCAATCGGTAAGTgctatttaaattaaaaatttcgcTGCTTGTAGGATATTTGCTAGTAGGTTATTCTAATGAATTATGTTTCCTCAACACAACCAGTATTGTTTTATAGTCAAAGTTTGTACCTTTCGGGATTTTGTTTGCTGATGACTATCATCCTTCAGTCTGTTGTTAAATCCATGTCGAAAGTGCCTCTTTATCCTTTCATGAAGAAACTCATCATGCTGGATGTGGTCGTTTACATGATTTGTATGAAAAAGCCCTCCGATGTAAGTACGCTGTATCAATCATATATACGTTATAAAATTCGCCGTGCTACAAATTGATATTATAATCAAATTGGTTTGGTCGATTGCTATAACTTCTATTTTAGGAAAACTTAGATGATATATGCGAAGTGTTGGAGGAACCGAGGAACAACACAGATGAAGATCAGTCCACTGTACACGGTGTTGCAGGGTACCAAAAAGACTGGATGATTTTCACTACACTATTAGAGCGCATCGTCTTTATAATATACGTTATAATATTTTCTCTCATGctgtattttcatttttgattcttttgaaaaaaaaggatgattAGACAATAAAAAAGTTCTGTCAGttgaaaattttacattcTTCGTCAACCGCGGCAAGCTGTTTAGTTTGTGCACGAGTATCTAGGTTATGTTTGCTGAAATAAAGTTGGTTTGATGTCTATTTCTTTAGTCCTGGAACGATCCCAAACTGACATGGAACCCGGCTAACTATGGAAATCTAAACGTTGTTCGTTGGGATCCTACTGTTGTCTGGAGGCCAGATGTGGTTTTGTACAACAATGCCGATGGATCAGATCAACATCATTACGGAGACACAAACGTGCTAGTATATAATCAAGGCAAAGTGCTATGGGTCCCTCCAACTGAGTATCACGCATTCTGTGAACTGAACATGCGGCTGTGGCCTTTTGATTACCAAAAGTGCATAGTAAAAATAGGATCATGGACCTTCGATGGATACATGCTAAATCTTACACTTGGCAGCGAACCAGAGGTAATCATCGACATGCCttaatgtttgaaaatgtcTATAATTATGCTTTACACTTTAGATTGAAACAC encodes:
- the LOC128725548 gene encoding kelch domain-containing protein 3, which gives rise to MHWIVNLEGGPRRVNHASVAVGEFIYSFGGYCTGEDYHSNSAIDVHVLNTHNMRWSPIPVIEDENGVPCKYPEVPFQRYGHTAVAFEHKVYLWGGRNDEIVCDILFCFDTRTRKWSRPSVTGTVPGARDGHSACVYGERMYIFGGFEESIDKFSCDVYYLDLRSMHWTYVYALGEPPSYRDFHSATMVNQRMYVFGGRSDAVAPYHSQEEIYCPKIKFLDLKTDCWHTPKTTGEIPLGRRSHSAFTYRNKIYIFAGYNGNLDKHFNDLYCFDPDRNVWRLLTPLGPAPRARRRQSCLVIGKRMYLFGGTCPTINADPSSFDYSDTHVLDFEPSLCTLAIIKILEYKLDTSSLPHDIRIEIRNMSTPNKIGRSLNKG
- the LOC128725604 gene encoding DNA-binding protein D-ETS-6-like — translated: MQQDETDLYAKGAYKGDSPDSDEDSEQIYVPNDPHQWQSEHVIAWISWVSNKFDIFPPLEPARFPQTGQEIAQFSKADFWVCAGSKIGGNTLSKHFAHLIQRSNRCVDSHALETDIDPEPYQLLNAASHRLVSQGGQIQLWQFLLEQLADSTNTPCISWEGTNGEFKLSDPDEVARRWGERKAKPNMNYDKLSRALRYYYDKNIMTKVQGKRYTYKFDFHGLMAACQAQAQLTDTGGSASLLSGCGSYGSSPGSSTSSMKSPVPMHSANSSPTQVQYSVTGPTTVSHPAAASSSPIYSNPSIPTNHPTSVSISATASSTQSNTNLPSIASSSTESVSFSDAVSSHLR
- the LOC128727549 gene encoding neuronal acetylcholine receptor subunit alpha-7-like isoform X2, which codes for MVKKVNKKEWICAWCFVILSITVGQSVGESEGAAPWTPTWADTLKKDLLKGYDPSIRPSQHYNVTTVEARITITHVEINEIKSTLSVYGWMKFSWNDPKLTWNPANYGNLNVVRWDPTVVWRPDVVLYNNADGSDQHHYGDTNVLVYNQGKVLWVPPTEYHAFCELNMRLWPFDYQKCIVKIGSWTFDGYMLNLTLGSEPEIETLVSNSEWKIVKISAERNVRYYPCCTEPYTDVTYNVTLQRQSDTHRAIVIVPALVIIILALSVFWLPLESGERIITNGIVAIMITIYLVYFAQQLPAISGHTPLIVIFFSNTLLLTAFSTVICVIVLNVSKCKHQRPLPAILKRAAACVGPFVGVGKKHFSLSEKGNDTIEYNHVHEWFKFGLALNRASFIVYCVIFIICAFYSF
- the LOC128727549 gene encoding neuronal acetylcholine receptor subunit eat-2-like isoform X1; the protein is MVKKVNKKEWICAWCFVILSITVGQSVGESEGAAPWTPTWADTLKKDLLKGYDPSIRPSQHYNVTTVEARITITHVEINEIKSTLSVYGWMKFNWIDNRLAWEPMLNGNITKLFLNHSDLWHPTKDQTNTFVKVTSEGMIEYTSALQKQSKCFMQWEKWPFDVQFCSMMFSPWKPLDAMETHVALVKNDIPQGTTWSLLNISLETHVIFDFHEGVEHRATQFHVVMKRNSNIYRSTIIAPACVLIMMNLLSFWLPENCAEKLVLNGINVLVTCMFLIHFNEYISYYTNSTPSIVLFYSQSLYLSGFCLLMTIILQSVVKSMSKVPLYPFMKKLIMLDVVVYMICMKKPSDENLDDICEVLEEPRNNTDEDQSTVHGVAGYQKDWMIFTTLLERIVFIIYVIIFSLMLYFHF